From the genome of Haloterrigena sp. KLK7, one region includes:
- a CDS encoding tryptophanase — protein MVAYKTKVAERIHLPSRDQRERALAEAGYNLFNVDAEDVFVDLLTDSGTGAMSDAQWAALMRGDESYAGSRSFDELESAVRDVMGFERVVPTHQGRGAENVLYGTLLEEGDVAINNTHFDTTRAHVANQGAEPVDCPAEGAHDLEADEPFKGNLSLERARSVVDEVGAERVPLVILTITNNSTAGQPVSVENTRRAREFADEIDATFVIDACRFAENAGFVRRREDEFSDADIDEIAREQLGYADAIVMSGKKDGLANAGGFVATDDEDLFERCKQRAILYEGFPTYGGMSGRDVAALAVGLREAVEEAYVTDRIDEVRAFAALLEDAGVPIYTPPGGHAVYLDAGAALPHLSADEFPGQALVCELYREGGVRGVELGSFAFPDTDRPELVRLAVPRRTYHAEHFEHVAETAAAVLEKREAVDGLEIVSEPENRELRHFTASLEPISS, from the coding sequence ATGGTCGCCTACAAGACGAAAGTAGCAGAACGGATCCACCTCCCCTCTCGAGACCAGCGCGAACGGGCGCTGGCCGAGGCGGGATACAACCTCTTTAATGTCGACGCCGAGGACGTCTTCGTCGATCTCCTGACCGACAGCGGCACCGGTGCGATGAGCGACGCCCAGTGGGCGGCGCTGATGCGTGGCGACGAGTCCTACGCCGGCTCGCGCAGCTTCGACGAACTCGAGTCCGCCGTCCGGGACGTGATGGGATTCGAGCGTGTCGTCCCGACCCATCAGGGCCGCGGCGCGGAGAACGTCCTCTACGGCACCCTCCTCGAGGAGGGGGACGTCGCGATCAACAACACCCACTTCGATACGACGCGAGCCCACGTCGCGAACCAGGGCGCCGAGCCGGTCGATTGCCCCGCCGAGGGCGCACACGACCTCGAGGCCGACGAGCCGTTCAAGGGGAACCTCTCGCTCGAGCGCGCCCGGTCGGTCGTCGACGAGGTGGGCGCCGAGCGCGTGCCGCTGGTCATTTTGACGATCACGAACAACTCGACGGCGGGCCAGCCAGTTTCCGTCGAGAACACGCGCCGCGCCCGTGAATTCGCGGACGAGATCGACGCGACGTTCGTAATCGACGCCTGCCGGTTCGCCGAGAACGCCGGCTTCGTCCGGCGCCGCGAGGACGAGTTCTCTGACGCCGACATCGACGAGATCGCCCGCGAGCAACTCGGCTACGCCGACGCAATCGTCATGAGCGGGAAGAAGGACGGTCTGGCCAACGCCGGCGGGTTCGTCGCGACGGACGACGAGGACCTCTTCGAGCGGTGCAAGCAGCGCGCGATCCTCTACGAGGGCTTTCCCACGTACGGCGGGATGTCCGGCCGGGACGTCGCGGCGCTGGCCGTCGGTCTCCGGGAGGCCGTCGAGGAGGCCTACGTCACCGATCGGATCGACGAGGTCCGCGCGTTCGCGGCCCTGCTCGAGGACGCGGGCGTGCCGATCTACACGCCGCCCGGCGGCCACGCCGTCTACCTCGACGCCGGCGCGGCGCTCCCCCATCTCTCGGCCGACGAGTTCCCGGGGCAGGCGCTGGTCTGCGAACTGTATCGAGAGGGCGGCGTCCGCGGGGTCGAACTCGGGAGCTTCGCGTTCCCCGACACCGACCGACCGGAACTGGTTCGGCTCGCGGTCCCGCGGCGCACGTACCACGCGGAACACTTCGAACACGTCGCGGAGACCGCCGCGGCCGTCCTCGAGAAGCGCGAGGCGGTCGACGGACTCGAGATCGTCTCCGAACCCGAAAACCGCGAGCTCCGCCACTTCACGGCGTCTCTCGAGCCGATATCCTCGTGA
- a CDS encoding sugar ABC transporter substrate-binding protein, which yields MGVVTKGDSVAAAAMSTEQTGTDAFEDIDPDPDAVLDAFGVESPDDLVADGGAHDTVPDDERDVDDTTAAELFADLEAQAAETPVLEERDPDEGTTDATAESSDGESAPEFEEFEAAFVGDPSVAGREDEGLVESTAAELNAVAERVFGSDETPASDEADAPLESGVITEAEAPTDAEESTADLELVGPDPTTTRIDTDVFGRVNGDGS from the coding sequence ATGGGGGTCGTAACGAAGGGGGACAGCGTGGCAGCCGCTGCCATGAGCACAGAGCAGACGGGCACGGACGCCTTCGAAGACATCGACCCCGATCCCGACGCCGTTCTCGACGCGTTCGGCGTGGAGTCGCCCGACGACCTCGTCGCCGACGGCGGCGCCCACGACACGGTCCCGGACGACGAGAGAGACGTGGACGACACGACGGCGGCCGAACTGTTCGCCGACCTCGAGGCGCAGGCCGCCGAGACGCCCGTCCTCGAGGAACGGGACCCCGACGAGGGGACGACCGACGCGACGGCCGAGTCGAGCGACGGCGAGTCCGCGCCGGAATTCGAGGAGTTCGAGGCGGCCTTCGTCGGCGATCCGTCGGTCGCCGGCCGCGAGGACGAGGGGCTCGTCGAGTCGACGGCCGCCGAACTCAACGCCGTCGCCGAGCGCGTGTTCGGGTCAGACGAGACGCCCGCTAGTGACGAGGCCGACGCGCCGCTCGAGTCCGGAGTGATAACCGAGGCCGAAGCGCCGACCGATGCCGAAGAGTCGACGGCCGATCTGGAACTCGTCGGTCCCGACCCGACGACGACGCGGATCGATACCGACGTCTTCGGCCGGGTCAACGGGGACGGGTCCTGA
- a CDS encoding aspartate kinase: MRVVAKFGGTSLGSGDRINRAADSVAAAVEDGHEIAVVASAMGSTTDDLLDEITFETDEEDRAQIVSMGERTSVRMLKAALSARGIDATFLEPGSDDWPVVTDEYGEVNVEETKERALEVASEMDATVPVITGFLAEGPDGSITTLGRGGSDTTAVMMGKYMDADEVVIVTDVEGVMTGDPHVVEGARNVGEISVDELRNLSFRGAEVVAPSALSYKDGELDVRVVHYQHGDLLSGGTSIEGEFKNLVDLRERPLACLTVAGRAIRNEPGIFNHLSEALAESDINVDAVASGMDTITFYIDEEEAERAENILHREVIARDELSSVTVDSPVAVVRVTGGELPNQPGIISEIVNPLNEARIHLNDIITSATSVALFVDWDDREETLELTQDLF, translated from the coding sequence ATGCGCGTAGTCGCCAAGTTCGGCGGGACGAGCCTCGGCAGCGGGGATCGGATCAACCGCGCCGCCGATTCGGTCGCCGCCGCCGTCGAGGACGGCCACGAGATCGCCGTCGTCGCCAGCGCGATGGGATCGACCACCGACGACCTCCTCGACGAGATCACCTTCGAGACCGACGAGGAGGACCGCGCCCAGATCGTCAGCATGGGCGAGCGAACCTCGGTCCGGATGCTCAAGGCCGCGCTCTCCGCGCGGGGCATCGACGCGACCTTCCTCGAACCCGGCAGCGACGACTGGCCGGTCGTCACCGACGAGTACGGCGAGGTCAACGTCGAGGAGACGAAAGAGCGCGCCCTCGAGGTCGCCAGCGAGATGGACGCGACGGTCCCGGTCATCACCGGCTTCCTCGCCGAGGGACCGGACGGCTCGATCACGACGCTGGGACGGGGCGGCAGCGACACCACGGCGGTCATGATGGGCAAGTACATGGACGCCGACGAGGTCGTCATCGTCACCGACGTCGAGGGCGTCATGACCGGCGACCCCCACGTCGTCGAGGGAGCCCGGAACGTCGGCGAGATCTCCGTCGACGAGCTGCGGAACCTCTCGTTCCGCGGGGCCGAGGTCGTCGCGCCCTCCGCGCTGTCCTACAAGGACGGCGAACTCGACGTCCGCGTCGTCCACTACCAGCACGGCGACCTGCTCTCGGGCGGGACGAGCATCGAGGGCGAGTTCAAGAACCTCGTCGACCTGCGCGAGCGACCGCTGGCCTGCCTGACCGTCGCCGGCCGCGCGATCCGGAACGAGCCGGGCATCTTCAACCACCTCTCGGAGGCGCTGGCCGAGAGCGACATCAACGTCGACGCCGTCGCCAGCGGGATGGACACCATCACCTTCTACATCGACGAGGAGGAGGCCGAACGCGCCGAGAACATCCTCCACCGCGAGGTCATCGCCCGCGACGAGCTCTCCTCCGTCACCGTCGACTCGCCGGTCGCCGTCGTCCGCGTCACCGGCGGCGAGCTCCCCAACCAGCCGGGGATCATCAGCGAGATCGTCAACCCGCTGAACGAGGCCCGGATCCACCTGAACGACATCATCACCAGCGCGACCAGCGTCGCGCTGTTCGTCGACTGGGACGACCGCGAGGAGACCCTCGAGCTGACTCAGGACCTCTTCTAG
- a CDS encoding ABC transporter permease translates to MSAEPETEPGAGTGTGPAGGRKTSGNGFARDTWIVLKRWLIKTVRNPFVMTSSLLNPIVFLVLFTEVFGGITAGTVSQSLGAEVSYVTYLVPAIAIQTALIAATTSGIGQVDDIENGMFEKMLVSPMHRGAVFLGKSLSEIIRIVAQVSIILTLGYLLLYLDTGASPGEYVQTGFLGAVGIVLVAILFSIWFTAISNVVALITRDQESTIIAVNVLQFPLLFLSSAFVPIEALPEWVQTIAALNPITYGVDAARALMFGQDVMTVLEVSAFSGMWNTLVPALAVLGALDLVLGAVAVYFLNSASSSDVQ, encoded by the coding sequence ATGAGCGCCGAACCCGAGACCGAGCCCGGGGCTGGAACCGGCACCGGACCCGCCGGCGGCCGGAAGACGAGCGGCAACGGGTTCGCCAGGGACACGTGGATCGTCCTGAAGCGATGGCTGATAAAGACCGTCCGGAACCCGTTCGTGATGACCTCCTCGCTGTTGAATCCGATCGTCTTCCTCGTCCTGTTCACGGAGGTGTTCGGCGGCATCACGGCGGGTACCGTCAGCCAGAGCCTCGGCGCGGAGGTGAGCTACGTCACCTACCTGGTGCCGGCGATCGCGATCCAGACGGCGCTGATCGCCGCGACGACCTCCGGCATCGGGCAGGTCGACGACATCGAGAACGGCATGTTCGAGAAGATGCTCGTCTCGCCGATGCACCGCGGCGCGGTGTTCCTCGGGAAGTCCCTGTCGGAGATCATCCGGATCGTCGCGCAGGTCTCGATCATCCTCACGCTCGGCTACCTGCTCCTCTACCTGGACACGGGCGCCTCGCCCGGCGAGTACGTCCAGACCGGTTTCCTCGGCGCCGTCGGGATCGTCCTCGTCGCCATCCTGTTCTCGATCTGGTTTACCGCCATCTCGAACGTCGTCGCGTTGATCACCCGCGACCAGGAGTCGACGATCATCGCCGTGAACGTGTTGCAGTTCCCCCTCCTGTTCCTCTCGAGCGCGTTCGTCCCGATCGAAGCGCTCCCGGAGTGGGTCCAGACGATCGCCGCGCTCAACCCGATCACCTACGGCGTCGACGCCGCCCGCGCCCTGATGTTCGGCCAGGACGTCATGACGGTCCTCGAGGTGTCGGCGTTCAGCGGCATGTGGAACACGCTCGTCCCCGCGCTGGCGGTGCTCGGCGCACTGGACCTCGTGCTCGGTGCCGTGGCCGTTTACTTCCTGAACAGCGCCTCGAGCTCGGACGTCCAGTAG
- a CDS encoding ATP-binding cassette domain-containing protein: protein MPCHFLLSRVSETNAIDAHHVELTYADGTEAVTDLVLEIPEGEFFGFLGANGAGKTTTIKVLTTLLVPTGGTVTVNGYDVEAESRSVRESIGYMAQETSIDPELTARENIRFACEAYGVTGADRDERIDDLLDLVDLADVADKQAKGFSGGMKKRLDAATALVHEPPIVFLDEPTTGLDPKARNRLWDYFERINDRGTTIFLTTQYLEEADQLCDRIGVIRDGSIVASGSPAELKDRVGGAVLEVELGDSDAETRERAREVALEADVFDETAIEVTDEGLSVRSTAARQRGPELLVALKEADVPVTGFNVRDPTLDDVFLAITGEGLDEEATDPAGGTGGTSDASASAEVSR from the coding sequence ATGCCTTGTCACTTCCTTCTATCACGTGTGAGCGAGACGAACGCAATCGACGCCCACCACGTCGAACTGACGTACGCGGACGGGACGGAGGCCGTCACCGACCTCGTGCTCGAGATTCCGGAGGGCGAGTTCTTCGGCTTCCTCGGCGCGAACGGCGCCGGGAAGACGACGACGATCAAGGTCCTGACGACGCTGCTCGTGCCGACCGGCGGCACCGTCACCGTCAACGGGTACGACGTCGAGGCCGAGTCGCGGTCGGTCCGCGAGTCGATCGGCTACATGGCCCAGGAGACCAGCATCGATCCGGAACTCACGGCCCGCGAGAACATCCGCTTCGCCTGCGAGGCCTACGGCGTCACGGGCGCCGACCGCGACGAGCGGATCGACGACCTGCTCGACCTCGTCGATCTGGCCGACGTCGCGGACAAGCAGGCCAAGGGGTTCTCCGGCGGGATGAAAAAGCGCCTCGACGCGGCCACGGCGCTGGTCCACGAACCGCCGATCGTCTTCCTGGACGAGCCGACCACCGGCCTCGACCCGAAGGCCCGCAACCGTCTCTGGGACTACTTCGAGCGCATCAACGATCGGGGGACGACGATCTTCCTGACGACGCAGTACTTAGAGGAGGCCGACCAACTCTGCGATCGGATCGGCGTCATTCGCGACGGCTCGATCGTCGCCTCGGGGTCGCCCGCCGAACTCAAGGACCGGGTCGGCGGCGCCGTCCTCGAGGTCGAACTCGGCGATTCGGACGCGGAGACCAGAGAGCGAGCGCGCGAGGTCGCCCTCGAGGCGGACGTCTTCGACGAGACGGCGATCGAGGTCACCGACGAGGGGCTCAGCGTCCGGTCGACGGCGGCCCGGCAGCGGGGACCGGAGCTGCTCGTCGCACTGAAGGAGGCAGACGTTCCCGTCACGGGGTTCAACGTCCGCGATCCGACGCTCGACGACGTCTTCCTCGCGATCACCGGCGAGGGACTCGATGAGGAAGCGACCGATCCGGCCGGTGGGACGGGCGGGACGAGCGACGCCTCGGCGTCCGCGGAGGTGAGCCGATGA
- a CDS encoding TetR family transcriptional regulator C-terminal domain-containing protein codes for MGAPDPFESASDETRAEMMRATYDALRKHGYSDLTIQRIGDEFPKSKSLIYQHYDGKDGLLVAFLEFLLERFEADVPTDDEFADAREHVLTLVDHALADPDDDEHAAFLGAMTALRGQAPYDEAYREQFADTDAFFREHVADIVRDGIEEGVFRDVDPERTAAFVAATIDGAQSQYVTTGNDEPIEAARRELTDYVRTRLVADGEDDR; via the coding sequence ATGGGTGCACCCGATCCCTTCGAGTCCGCGTCCGACGAGACGCGCGCCGAGATGATGCGCGCGACCTACGACGCGCTCCGGAAACACGGCTACTCGGACCTGACGATCCAACGCATCGGCGACGAGTTCCCCAAGAGCAAGTCGCTCATCTACCAGCACTACGACGGGAAGGACGGGCTGCTCGTGGCCTTCCTCGAGTTCCTCCTCGAGCGGTTCGAGGCTGACGTGCCGACCGACGACGAGTTCGCGGACGCCCGCGAGCACGTGCTGACGCTCGTCGACCACGCCCTGGCGGACCCGGACGACGACGAACACGCGGCCTTCCTCGGCGCGATGACCGCGCTCCGCGGACAGGCGCCGTACGACGAGGCCTACCGCGAACAGTTCGCGGACACCGACGCGTTCTTCCGCGAGCACGTCGCCGACATCGTCCGCGACGGGATCGAAGAGGGCGTCTTCCGGGACGTCGATCCGGAGCGAACGGCCGCGTTCGTCGCGGCGACGATCGACGGCGCGCAGTCCCAGTACGTGACGACGGGGAACGACGAACCGATCGAAGCGGCGCGCCGCGAACTCACTGACTACGTCCGGACGCGACTGGTCGCCGACGGCGAAGACGATCGGTAA
- a CDS encoding AMP-binding protein, whose translation MVSEHNMPDYERVRDGFAWEDLHEAADWDAPEELNVAHEVCDRHAENREKVALYQVSEDGELTTTTFWELAEATDRFANVLEDLGIERGDRVFSYMPRVPEHYVALVGTVKRGAVFGGINERFGPDGISYRLSDCDAKAIVTTADNRETVADALEDAPSVEHVIVVSDDGRGLRRGDVSYRAAMETASREYEPADTGAEDDALLYYTSGTTGLAKGVLHKHRWVLGVAATQKYAVDLQEGDCYWSTGDLGWLTGPINTLGAWFWGTALFTYEGEFDPEAWADLLDTYPISVLFSVPTAYRMLREHEDVLEDVSLDLRHALSIGEPLSAGVVEWGEETLGVTVHDTYGQTETGNMIINNYPTMAVRPGSMGKPLPGIEAAVVDPETGEVLEPGETGEIAQRGDYPCFFAEYWEKPEQTADCFVDGPDGEWYLSGDLAHTDEDGYFWFEGRADDVILSSGYRIGPFEVESSLGEHEAVAEAAVVPKPHRERGNIVKAYIVPSEGATPSEELKEDIRTHVKEELSAHEYPREIEFRDELPKTVTGKIRRTELQDEVEADD comes from the coding sequence ATGGTATCGGAGCACAACATGCCCGACTACGAGCGGGTTCGGGACGGCTTCGCGTGGGAGGACCTCCACGAGGCGGCCGACTGGGACGCGCCCGAGGAACTGAACGTCGCCCACGAGGTCTGTGACCGCCACGCCGAGAACCGAGAGAAAGTGGCGCTCTATCAAGTGAGCGAGGACGGCGAACTGACCACGACGACGTTCTGGGAGCTCGCCGAGGCGACCGACCGGTTCGCGAACGTCCTCGAGGACCTCGGGATCGAGCGGGGCGACCGGGTCTTCTCGTACATGCCACGAGTTCCCGAACACTACGTCGCGCTGGTGGGGACGGTCAAGCGCGGCGCCGTCTTCGGCGGGATCAACGAGCGGTTCGGGCCCGACGGCATCTCGTATCGGCTCTCCGACTGCGACGCGAAGGCGATCGTGACGACCGCCGATAATCGAGAGACCGTCGCCGACGCCCTCGAGGACGCCCCCTCGGTCGAGCACGTCATCGTCGTCAGCGACGACGGGCGGGGACTCCGGCGGGGCGACGTCAGCTACCGGGCCGCGATGGAGACCGCGAGCCGCGAGTACGAACCGGCCGATACCGGCGCCGAGGACGACGCGCTGCTGTACTACACCAGCGGGACGACCGGGCTCGCGAAGGGCGTCCTGCATAAACACCGGTGGGTGTTGGGCGTCGCGGCCACCCAGAAGTACGCCGTCGACCTGCAGGAGGGCGACTGCTACTGGTCGACCGGCGATCTGGGCTGGCTGACCGGGCCGATCAACACGCTCGGCGCGTGGTTCTGGGGCACCGCCCTGTTCACCTACGAGGGCGAGTTCGATCCCGAAGCGTGGGCCGACCTCCTCGACACGTACCCGATCAGCGTCCTGTTCTCGGTGCCGACGGCCTACCGGATGCTCAGAGAACACGAGGACGTCCTCGAGGACGTCTCGCTGGACCTGCGCCACGCTCTCTCGATCGGCGAGCCGCTCTCGGCCGGCGTCGTCGAGTGGGGCGAGGAGACGCTCGGCGTGACGGTCCACGACACCTACGGCCAGACGGAGACGGGCAACATGATCATCAACAACTACCCGACGATGGCGGTCCGTCCGGGCTCGATGGGGAAGCCGCTGCCCGGCATCGAGGCCGCCGTCGTCGACCCCGAAACGGGCGAGGTGCTCGAGCCCGGCGAGACGGGCGAGATCGCCCAGCGCGGGGACTACCCCTGCTTCTTCGCGGAGTACTGGGAGAAGCCCGAGCAGACGGCCGACTGCTTTGTCGACGGACCGGACGGGGAATGGTATCTCTCCGGAGACCTCGCGCACACGGACGAGGACGGCTACTTCTGGTTCGAGGGCCGGGCCGACGACGTCATCCTCTCGTCGGGCTACCGGATCGGCCCCTTCGAGGTCGAGAGCTCGCTGGGCGAACACGAGGCCGTCGCCGAGGCGGCCGTCGTCCCCAAACCCCACCGCGAGCGGGGCAACATCGTGAAGGCCTACATCGTCCCCAGCGAGGGCGCGACGCCCTCCGAAGAGCTGAAGGAAGACATCCGGACCCACGTCAAGGAGGAGCTCTCGGCCCACGAGTACCCCCGCGAGATCGAGTTCCGCGACGAACTGCCGAAGACGGTCACCGGGAAGATCCGCCGGACGGAGCTCCAGGACGAGGTCGAGGCGGACGACTGA
- a CDS encoding acyl-CoA dehydrogenase family protein → MNFEDTQERQMIRRTASQIAEQFGPEHWREKEEAGEFSSEFWDELGEAGFHGLLVPEEYDGAGMGMEEMGLAMETLCAEGCGMAGTWYLVLTAGMAAVGLREYGTDEQKERYLTDIATGARNVSIGITEPEAGTNTLNVATRAEREGDEYVLNGKKAWITFADRADDMILVTRTTPRDEVERGTDGISLFVVDMDDPNIDVSPIPKHAINYSNSCEVFLEDVRVPAENLLGDEDDGWWVLVDMLNPERIGFAAAATGIGKLAADAAIEYANDREIFGAPIGTHQAVSFPITEAYAKMETAALMREKAAWLYDQGEDCGYETNVAKATAVEAGIEAVEHAMQAFGGWGYAKEYDVERWWREVNLTRLAPVSQQMAYNHIARQLGFPRSY, encoded by the coding sequence ATGAACTTCGAAGACACGCAAGAACGGCAGATGATTCGGCGGACGGCGAGCCAGATCGCCGAGCAGTTCGGACCCGAACACTGGCGCGAGAAGGAGGAGGCCGGCGAGTTCTCGAGCGAGTTCTGGGACGAACTCGGGGAGGCGGGCTTTCACGGCCTGCTGGTCCCCGAGGAGTACGACGGCGCCGGCATGGGAATGGAAGAGATGGGACTCGCGATGGAGACCCTCTGCGCCGAGGGCTGCGGGATGGCCGGCACGTGGTACCTGGTGCTGACCGCCGGCATGGCCGCGGTCGGCCTCCGGGAGTACGGCACCGACGAGCAGAAGGAGCGGTACCTGACCGACATCGCGACGGGAGCGCGCAACGTCTCGATCGGGATCACTGAGCCGGAAGCGGGGACGAACACGCTGAACGTCGCGACTCGAGCCGAGCGGGAGGGAGACGAGTACGTCCTCAACGGCAAGAAGGCGTGGATCACCTTCGCGGATCGGGCCGACGACATGATCCTCGTGACGCGGACGACCCCTCGCGACGAGGTCGAGCGCGGCACCGACGGCATCAGCCTCTTCGTCGTCGACATGGACGACCCGAACATCGACGTCTCGCCGATTCCCAAGCACGCGATCAACTACTCCAACTCCTGCGAGGTCTTCCTCGAGGACGTCCGCGTCCCAGCCGAGAACCTGCTCGGCGACGAGGACGACGGCTGGTGGGTGCTCGTGGACATGCTCAACCCCGAGCGGATCGGCTTCGCCGCTGCGGCGACCGGGATCGGCAAACTCGCGGCAGACGCGGCCATCGAGTACGCCAACGACCGCGAGATCTTCGGCGCGCCGATCGGGACTCACCAGGCCGTCTCGTTCCCCATCACCGAGGCCTACGCGAAGATGGAGACCGCCGCGCTCATGCGCGAGAAGGCGGCGTGGCTCTACGATCAGGGGGAGGACTGCGGGTACGAGACGAACGTCGCGAAGGCGACGGCCGTCGAGGCCGGCATCGAGGCCGTCGAGCACGCGATGCAGGCCTTCGGCGGCTGGGGCTACGCCAAAGAGTACGACGTCGAGCGCTGGTGGCGCGAGGTCAACCTCACGCGACTCGCGCCCGTCTCCCAGCAGATGGCGTACAACCACATCGCTCGCCAGCTCGGCTTCCCGAGGTCGTACTGA
- a CDS encoding acyl-CoA carboxylase subunit beta, which produces MELRVNTAATDQEAQAIAKALASHFGEEVELYPKRGDDLLATAAPEESETPTDASEAAAEAIDAAAAGGSKNAASSGDDLGPTDREATLREEIDDILEGGPEKYRERLTEQGKLFVRDRLDLWFGEDGLAFEDGKFANFDSWHPSGQEGEAESGDRLPADGLITGAAEFEGRDVHFMANDFTVKAGSMAEKGVEKFLRMQQRALKTGRPVLYLMDSSGGRIDQQTGFFANREGIGKYYYNHSMLSGRVPQICVLYGPCIAGAAYTPVFADFTVMVRDMSAMAIASPRMVEMVTGEEIDLDELGGPDVHARHSGSADLIAEDEEHARELVAQLIGYLPDNADENPPRTDGREPKRAPAGIDSVVPQAPNRGYDMFDVIERIVDADSTLELRPEYGSEIITAFARIDGRPVGIVANQPKQRAGAIFPDAAEKAAQFIWTCDAYDVPLLYLCDTPGFMAGSGVEKEGILEQGKRMIYATSSATVPKQSVVVRKAYGAGIYAMSGPAYDPESVLGLPSGEIAIMGPEAAINAVYANKLAAIDDPEERAAKEQELREEYREDIDVHRMASEVVIDEIVPPSELRDELEARFSFYETVEKDLPDKKHGTIL; this is translated from the coding sequence ATGGAACTCAGAGTCAACACCGCCGCGACGGACCAGGAGGCACAGGCGATCGCGAAGGCGCTGGCATCCCACTTCGGGGAGGAGGTGGAACTCTACCCGAAGCGGGGCGACGACCTCCTCGCGACGGCCGCGCCGGAGGAGAGCGAGACCCCGACTGACGCGAGCGAGGCCGCTGCGGAGGCGATCGACGCCGCGGCCGCCGGCGGCTCCAAAAATGCCGCGTCGTCCGGCGACGATCTCGGGCCGACCGATCGCGAAGCGACGCTTCGGGAGGAGATCGACGACATCCTCGAGGGCGGCCCCGAGAAGTACCGCGAGCGGCTCACCGAGCAGGGGAAGCTGTTCGTCCGGGACCGACTGGACCTCTGGTTCGGGGAGGACGGTCTCGCCTTCGAGGACGGCAAGTTCGCGAACTTCGACTCGTGGCACCCCAGCGGACAGGAGGGCGAGGCGGAGTCGGGAGACCGACTGCCGGCGGACGGGCTGATCACCGGCGCCGCGGAGTTCGAGGGACGGGACGTCCACTTCATGGCCAACGACTTCACCGTTAAGGCGGGGTCGATGGCCGAGAAGGGCGTCGAGAAGTTCCTCCGGATGCAACAGCGCGCGCTGAAGACCGGCCGGCCCGTCCTCTACCTGATGGACTCCTCGGGCGGGCGAATCGACCAGCAGACCGGCTTCTTCGCCAACCGAGAGGGTATCGGGAAGTACTACTACAACCACTCGATGCTCTCCGGGCGCGTGCCCCAGATCTGCGTGCTCTACGGACCCTGCATCGCTGGTGCGGCCTACACCCCCGTCTTCGCGGACTTCACGGTCATGGTCCGCGATATGTCGGCGATGGCCATCGCCTCCCCGCGGATGGTCGAGATGGTCACCGGCGAGGAGATCGATCTCGACGAACTGGGCGGGCCGGACGTCCACGCTCGCCACTCGGGCAGCGCCGATTTGATCGCCGAGGACGAGGAGCACGCCCGCGAACTCGTCGCGCAGCTGATCGGCTACCTGCCCGACAACGCCGACGAGAACCCGCCCCGGACGGACGGCCGGGAGCCGAAACGGGCGCCCGCGGGGATCGACTCCGTCGTGCCGCAGGCGCCCAACCGCGGCTACGACATGTTCGACGTCATCGAGCGGATCGTCGACGCGGATTCGACCCTCGAGCTCCGCCCCGAGTACGGATCGGAGATCATCACCGCCTTCGCCCGCATCGACGGCCGACCCGTCGGCATCGTCGCCAACCAGCCGAAACAGCGGGCCGGAGCCATCTTCCCCGACGCGGCCGAGAAGGCCGCGCAGTTCATCTGGACCTGCGACGCCTACGACGTGCCGCTGCTGTACCTCTGCGATACTCCCGGCTTCATGGCCGGCTCGGGGGTCGAGAAGGAGGGCATCTTAGAGCAGGGCAAGCGGATGATCTACGCGACGTCCTCGGCGACTGTACCCAAGCAGTCCGTGGTCGTCCGGAAGGCCTACGGTGCGGGGATCTACGCGATGTCGGGACCCGCCTACGACCCCGAGAGCGTGCTCGGACTGCCCAGCGGAGAGATCGCCATCATGGGCCCCGAGGCGGCGATCAACGCCGTCTACGCGAACAAGCTGGCCGCGATCGACGACCCCGAAGAGCGCGCAGCGAAGGAGCAGGAGCTCCGCGAGGAGTACCGCGAGGACATCGACGTCCACCGGATGGCCAGCGAGGTCGTCATCGACGAGATCGTGCCGCCCAGCGAGCTCCGGGACGAACTCGAGGCCCGCTTCTCGTTCTACGAGACCGTCGAGAAGGACCTGCCGGACAAGAAACACGGAACGATCCTCTGA